The Buttiauxella selenatireducens genome has a window encoding:
- the narI gene encoding respiratory nitrate reductase subunit gamma, translating into MHFLNVFFYDIYPYLCGTVFLLGSWLRYDYGQYTWKAGSSQMLDRKGMNLASNLFHIGILGIFAGHFLGMLTPHWMYESFLPIDVKQKMAMIAGGACGVMTLVGGLLLLKRRLFNPRIRATSSTADILILSLLMIQCALGLLTIPFSAQHMDGSEMMKLVGWAQAVVTFHGGASEHLDGVAFIFRVHLVLGMTLFLLFPFTRLVHVWSAPVEYLTRKYQVVRARR; encoded by the coding sequence ATGCATTTTCTCAATGTGTTCTTCTACGACATTTATCCGTATCTCTGCGGCACGGTATTTCTGCTGGGCAGTTGGTTGCGTTATGACTATGGTCAGTACACGTGGAAAGCCGGCTCCAGCCAGATGCTCGACCGTAAAGGGATGAACCTCGCATCTAACCTGTTCCATATCGGGATTCTGGGGATTTTCGCCGGTCACTTCCTTGGCATGTTAACGCCGCACTGGATGTATGAGTCATTCCTGCCAATCGATGTGAAGCAGAAAATGGCGATGATAGCCGGTGGTGCGTGTGGTGTGATGACGCTGGTGGGCGGCTTGCTGCTGCTCAAGCGTCGTTTGTTCAACCCGCGTATTCGTGCAACATCAAGCACGGCGGATATTCTGATCCTTAGTCTGTTGATGATTCAGTGTGCGCTGGGCCTGCTGACGATTCCATTCTCAGCGCAACATATGGATGGCAGCGAGATGATGAAGTTGGTGGGATGGGCGCAAGCTGTTGTGACCTTCCACGGTGGCGCATCTGAACATCTGGATGGTGTCGCGTTTATCTTCCGCGTGCATTTAGTGCTGGGGATGACGCTGTTCCTGCTGTTCCCGTTCACCCGTCTGGTGCACGTATGGAGCGCACCGGTTGAGTATTTGACGCGTAAATATCAGGTGGTTCGCGCTCGTCGTTGA